The DNA sequence CCTTCTGATCAGGTGGCTTCAGCTCTTGGTACATCAATAGGGCACAGCACTCATCGTGAAAGGAAGTTATGCCACACCCTGTCCTGTTTCTTCATAGTTCACACAAGGCAGACTTGATATTCTGCAGGAAAATAAATTTGGCAGCACCGTGTGGGGTTAATTCCAGGTCTACATTTATAGACAGGCACATTTTAAACCCTACCTAGTTGCAAACAGCCAGTGGACAGTTGGAGAGAGATTCTGGAGATCAGCCCTTTACATTTGGACCTTTTGCAAAACGGCGAAGTTTGAACAATCTAAACAGAGCAGAAAACATACCTGGATTGGGCTGTTTCCTTCACAATGGGCAGGTCACTGTCTGTGCCATGATGTATCTTTACAATGTTGCCACTCAGGCCAGGCAGCTCCAGAGTTGAGCCTACCCAACATACCACTGGATCCAGGATGTATTAttgctcacatctccatctgcaaCAACCTGGGGCTGACCAGGTACTCCTGGACAATTGAGGGCTTTCACAATCACAGTGCAGTTAATGCTCCAGGGACTGATAGAGCACCTATTGCTCCATGATCCTGGGCTAACTTTGTGCCATTCCATtccttctttatttcttttaattGCCCCTATATTTTAAAATAGCAGTGCTTTTTTCCCCCAAAAGTCAAACTTGCACTGTCATTTCTCTTTGCAGAAAATAACTGAAAAGGAAATTGGAACCTAACGTTTTAAAATGCTCAGAGTTGAGCTTTCTCTCATTTTCTGGGCCTGTCAACCTCTGGTCATTTATAGATAAGTACGGTGAGATGGCAGTATCACTCGTGATTGCTCCTCAGTAACGTACTGCCATAGAAACAAAGGGCCCAAAAAAGTAGACACAGCTCAGGATCAGAAGTGATCCTTAActcatttgtaattttttttgaaaaagtctTTAAACAACTAAGATAcaacaatttatttattttttaaaaacaagggtAGCCTGTACGTAACAAACCTAGGCCGCATTGCTCCGCTAAATACATTTCATTCACTGTCAATGTCTCAGAAGGTCGTCAAGCTACAGGCCTGCTCAAAACATACTCACTTCTGACAAGTTTGTCCAATGCTTCCCAGGAAGCATACGGTGATAGATCTATTAAGAAGCAAGAGGGCTGGAGAAATATTTAACAGCACTGCTTGATTGTCTTTCCCCAGGAGGTCAGGAAAGAAAAGAATGGCTGGACTCAGAGCAGCGTGCTGACTGGTTTATTCGTGAATGGGAACTTGAGTACTCAGAAACTACTGCACTGCTAGAATAAAATACTGCATTTATTAAAAATCTTCTCTTACTAAGCTAATGAACAACCAGCAACCGCTACTAAAGCAACTAATCAAATACCTGAAATGTTTAATTAGACTTCTTTGAGCAGCCATGTTGGTCCCCACCCATATATACCCCTGAAAATAAAAGAGATTAAAAACAATTCTGAGGTTTTAAAAAATCACTAATTTCCCCTGACAAGTCTCTTCCCACATGAACCTCTGCTGTCTTCAATGTCTTCCAATTTGAGAGGAACCATTTCTAGATCTTTGACCCTAGGTAGCGTGAGCCTCAATGCACATACGCCGGTGGGCTCAAATCCCCTCACTGCTGCTTGGTCCTAACTACAGAGCTACAGCTCACAGCATGCTGCATTAAACTGTGAGCTCCAGGTCAAAATAATGGTGAAGCTCACATGACGTTCCTCCCTTTCTCCCAAAATGTTGGGCACTGTTCTCTTTTCTGGAATGCAATGGATTACATGTATGGAAGGCAATGAATGGAACTTCCTTCTTTCCAGCTTGCAGTGGGGTCCCATCGAGGAGTGATGCTGCCATTTTCCCTTTGTCTTTGCCTTTTCTATTGGCCAACTGGGCTTTTGGAATAAAGACAGTTTAGCAATTGCTTCTGAGTGTCTACAAGCTGTTCCACAAGGAATGTGGGAAGAAGGGGCTTTCATAGGGATGGGCACAGCGTAAGGTCCCCAGCCACTGAGACCTGTAAACTCAACATTTTACACCCATTGAATAGCACCCGGCCTCTTCCAGAAGTATCCTGTTAATGATAAATGGATTTGGATTCAGGGCTACCTTTTGGGCAAGAAAGCTTCAAGCAAAGTGAATTGAGGACAGGGATTACAGATGCACAGAATTACATTTGATATTCTGCGCATTTTACTAATTTGCTATGATACAGTGTTGGTTCATTTTGGTTTTAGAATTCATGCTTTTGGAGACATTTAAAGATGTGCCAAGAACTTTTGGATTTATTTGTGTGCCTGGTGTGTGTCCTATGTGCTCATAGGGATGAGGGTCAGTAGGATGTGAAAGTCATTAGCTTAAATTTCAGTTTCTTCTGCCTACCACACATGAACATTCTTCACTGCTCTGCTCCATGGCTCACTTCAAATCAGCTGTGAGAATCACCAAGCTGAATCCATTTCTAGTGAATGAAATCACTGGAGTGAATTATGGTCCAATCATCTGGTCAAACAGGGTCAAGTGAATCAGTAAAGATTTCCTGTAAACTGTTTACAAGTGTTATTTTAGCTGGAAACTTCTCCACAGGCCTCTCCAGCAGATACTGCAGGCTCCTGCATCTCTCTGGTGTGTTCCATATATCATTTGCACGCTACGTACAATTCACCCCGTCACAGGTCCCAGCCTAGGGTCATAGTTTATTAACCAACTGGCAGGGTCAGAATAATACCAGGAGCTTGATATAAAACCTTGCTCACGGCTTAAAAAAAGGAGTGTGGAATTTTGTAAATCCACTTTCCCTTTGGAAGTTTGGCATGCAAACGTTCGATGCCAGGGGAAGGAAAAATGCTATGCCCTCCAAATCAGCACATGCCCATATTCTTAGATGCAAGTAGACACAATACACTGTGCAACTCCAAGTGTGCTATGAGCTCACAATAAAATGCTTACACAGGAGTTTGAATTCAAACCTAGAGTCTGAGCAGGCAGcactcgggggtggggggggggggggttggttatTCACGTTCATCGGTCTCAAACAACTGCACTCTCTAACCTTGGCCACATGGACCAATGCTCCAGGCCATCTGCCGGTCAACTGGTACCTTATTCTGGAGAAAAGTGCCACAGGTTTTAGCTTTTCTTGAATTTGTCACTCAAAAGAGATACTGCAGCTTTAAGGGATGGACAGCATTTGTAAACCAGGGCTCTCAGTACTTCATGGTCTAGACTAGAACATACACTTCgataaacaaaaataaagatttgggaTCAACGTAACAAAATAGCAATCTTAAAAATTACACAGTAGAATTAGTTTGAAACTTGTAACTACTGCAAATACTTGTAAGCAAAGATGTGTAAAGTTAACATATTCAAACAAAAGGATGGCAACATAAGAGCTTTATATTAGGAACAGCTTACAGGTCAGTTTTATAAACACACCTGCTTTGTGTCAATGTGCTTTCCTACAAATTACTAAATGTCTCCACTGAATCAGCAGGACAGAAATAAGCAACTACATGTACAACAGGTGAAAGCCAGATCCTTCTGGGAATGAGCAACGGGAAATGGCTCCCACACTTCCGCTACTTCTGGTTACATTCACTGGAAGTCCGTTACAGTCTGAGCTTATTTATTTTCTGTCTGCTCACTCATCCAGTGTTGAAAAGGAAAGATTGCGCTAGCTAGGAGAAGAGCCTTGCTTTGCGATACTTGTAACTAACACCCGTACGAAGCTCTAACCCTGTTACGCACAGTCCTTTGCAGTAATCCAGCGTTGGTCCATAATCCGACTCTTGGGACGCTACTCTGATCTGTCTTCCGTAGAATGTGCAACAGCTTTCCAAGGAGCAGATGAGCCACAGGCTCTGTGCATTAAATCGCTGGACAGTGAGAGATTACCCCTGGCAAGGTACTGAAGGGAATAATATTCAAGGGAAGGAGTGAAATTCAAAACAAACCCGCACACCTGTCAGCTAAAGAACCTGAGTGTTAAATTATGGAGTCCTTCACACATTCAGGTGGTCGTAAATGAGGACATTTGTCCCagcatttacaaatatacagcaaTCCATGCAGTCTTGGTCTTTGGGAGCAGTATGAGAATTACCTGGCCTGCATGCTGCTTTGGTACCGAGTGGGTGCCCCCCACATTGGCACCTGTCATTGTATGGCAGGCCACAGTAAGTGAATGGCATTGCTCCCTTTACAAGATGCATTAGTGTCAGTACAGGCAGTGCTGCTCCATGTAACTATGTAACAGTTTTATACATTGGGATATAACAAACAGTTTGAACAACAAACTCGCTTTTTGTCTAGCAATTTGCCAGAAGTTGACAGTATTTTTTTCTGTGGCGTCATCGCTGCGATGAGTATCAGAGTAAGCAGTCATAAGTATGTGCTTGAGAGGGAGAGGTCAGCACCTATCCCCCCCGAGTAATAGgtaaagaaataggaacagtTTGGAATATGCTACTGATTCTGGAGTTGAATCTCTTCTAGGATACTAATGAGATTCTCCAGTCCGAAGATATAACCTTTGTCAGGTCCGTCATGCACAGTTTGATCATCCCGAAACCCCTTGAATGTGCTATGGGCAAAGTCTATCATTCGCACATCAATTTTCGGCAGGTCCTGAGTGCTGGTCGAGGAGGAAGATGAGGATGGCAAGGAGCCGGTGCTTTCCTGCAGGTTGTCTTGGTTCATTGCACCTGTGGGTTTGTGTCGCTGATCTGCCTTCCGCTCCTTTCCATCGTAGATAATCAACAAAGAGCTGGAGTAGAAGCGGTAAGAAGCTTGCTTCTCCAGAACCTCCTTGAGGCTACGAAGTTTCTGCAGAATAACATCAAACAAGTCCACACGTAGGTAACTGCCATTGTGCAGGAACTGATACAGAGCTTTGCCAAACCCTTCGATGGAAAGACTGCGACCATAGTACTTGTTCCTGCACACGTAATGCCCTGAGTCTAACTGATACACCTGAAAAGACAAAACATAACTGATAAGCATGGTCTCTTGGACAAGCAACTTACAGCACAACCAAACTGGCTGTTGGTAACctgaaatactctgcatttgttTTCAACCTTTATATCCAGGTTGAGACATAAAAGTTCCCACCTACAAGTACTATTCCAGAATTTTACATAGGTCTCACAACCTAGAGTCTATTTGTAACTTCCCATTAAAAATAACTCTATTGCAAGAATTGTAATTCACACTAATGAATATTCTTATTTAGTGTAAGTTCTTATGAGTTGAGCAAAGGCTGAGAGGAAGtactgagacagacagacatcaaTCAGTAAAAATAGCTATTAGTCATTCATACTCTTGTAGGGAGGAACGACAGTCTTCAATATAAGGGGGTTGGATTATCAGTAGAGATATAGGCAGCAAAAAGGGAAAAATTGAATGATTACTATGCGCAGGGCTACATTATCAGTAGAGAAATAGGCAGTAACACAAGGCTTTTACTGACAGGGGGTTACTGAATGACAATATGAGGGAGGTGGATTAACATCAGTCTCCTTTGGCTGCATCATTCCAATATTCACTGTAGAATTGGATGTGAAGAACTGTAATGTGAATATTAAGAACGGGTCAGTGAAGGAAGTATGTTTTTATAAATCGCTCCTTGCGTCTTCTCTCCTGCAGTTTGTGGTTTGTGCTagggtacagtcccacaaactCTAGCAGCTTCCCAATACTTCCCCTGAACGGCTACCGTGTGATCTTAAATGTTAGTAGGCTAAACTGACCGTGGGCAAAGGATCAcgcaataaatgggaggatactgagaggaaTACAGGAAGTGAGACACCTTGGAGTGAATGGCCAAAGATCTTTGAAGGTAGCTTGGCAGATTGATAAAGATGTTTAAGAGGGCaaatggaatcctttcatttattagctgaggcacagaatacaagagcagggagcacTATATAAAACatttaggccacaacttgagtactttGTGCAactctggtcacctcattacagaaaggatgtaattgcattagagaagGTACacaggagatttatgaggatgttgccagaactggaaaactgcaattatgaggaaagattggacaggctgggattgttctccttggaacagaggaggctgacgGGACTTTTGATTGAGAtctacaaaattgtgaggggcttgGATGGGAAGGGGCTATTTACATTagaagagaggtcagtgactagggggcatagatttaccctgattggtagaaagattaaagGGGAGGTGAGGAAgagtttttttcacccagagggtggtggggttctCGAActaactgcctgaaagggtagcagaggcagaaaccctcatctcatttaaaaggtgtctggatgtgAACCTCTagtgccataacctgcaggaccaaatgctggaaagtgggattaggctgggtggctgaATTCTTGCcagtgtggacatgatgggccaagtggcctctttctgtgctgtaaactttctatgattctacgatTGGTAACATGACTGAACCCAATTTTCTCCTCCCTCAGTAGCACGATGAATACACGATGATTTGGAGTGGGCTCCCTGCTTTTGTTTCCTGTCCGTGGACACCTGGCCACCCAGTAGCAGACCTCCAGTCTATCTGCCGATAAAACTTCCTGACATGGGTCCTAGTCTTTGACTGTGACCCTCCTCCCATGCCATGGTTCAGCTTGAATTACTATGCAAGATATAATATATTCTTTATTATGTGATATACATCAAAAGACCATCTCTCAGTCAACTTCTATCCTGGGTAAAAAGCCCATGTTCTCTAGTCTTTGCCCATAACTTAGACTCTGACACTAGGGATCAAACCCATGGCTTTGCTCTGATCTGATTCAGCCCTCAGATGAGTCAGTGACCAGTGCTGACAGAGAAGGGCAAACCAAATGTTTAACAGTTTTAACTTGACTTCCTTGGAGGTTCTAATGCATAGTTCTGTGTTCCATTTCCTTTGAGGATTGGTGTTCTGCAGTGGCTGGGCACGTTCAGCATCATGTCTAAAATATCTAAACCTCTTTCAAGTTCTTACCCACTTCACCACTTTGTCTACCCATCTGCAGTACATTCTACCAAGAATAAGAAAAAGCTTGCATTTCTCCTTTTTTGGCCCCACGATGTTCCACAGCACGTCAGACAATTAAATAACTTTGAAGTGTTATATAGGTTAACAGCAGTAAACAATTtacaatgagataaatggccaggGAATCTGTTTTTTAAAATGGTATTAGTTGATGGATGAACATTGGCCAAGAGACCTGGAGAACTTCCCTTCTAGTCTTCAAATTGCGTATCAATGGAAGTTTGGTTTTTCTAACTAGATATCTGGAGTTTAAAGAGGGAAAGGTTTTACTACAGCGCTACAAGGCCCTGGTTAAACCATATCTGGAATATTGCGAAGTTCTGGGTATATATAGAATATATTAGTCTTGGAAGgaatgcagcacagattcaccagaattattACAGGGCTACAAGGGTTAGATTATAAAAGGTTACACAAATTTATATTCCCTGGAATACAGAAAGGGTGATTTGATTTGAGGTTTTTAGGAATCTGAAACGAATTTGTCTACTGACAGGGAAGCCTAGGACAAAGGGATATATCTGGAAATCTGAACCAAACCAGTTGGAAGAGAAGTTAGAAAACACTTCTTCATACAAAGGGTGCGagaagtgtggaactctcccACAAAATGCAGTAGATACTAAGTTCAGCTAAGGATTTTAAAtccgagattgatagatttttgctagatAGGATTACAAAAAGGATTTGGAGTCAAGGTAGGTGGATGTAATTAAGATACAGAGCAGCCACGATCTCAGTAAATGGTGGATCATGCTTGACGGGCTGAATGACTCACTCCTCTTCTTATGTTTTTAATGCAGCGGGACATTTTGCATCCACTCAAGCAGGACTACTATCTCATCCAAAAGCCAGAACTTCCTAAATACTACCCTGAAATAGCAGCTTAGATTAGGTACTCAGGTCCTGTATTGCAACTGGAACTAAAgaacttctgattcagaggtaagagactgctaccaactgagccaagctgacattgttctgttataaaaacaaaaaactgcggatgctggaaatccaaaacaaaaacagaattacctggaaaaactcagcaggtccggcagcattggcggagaagaaaagagttgccgtttcgagcctcatgacccttcgacagaactaggtgaatccaaggaaggggtgaaatataagctggtttaaggtgggggggtggtgggttgggtggggggagagaagtggaggggggtggtgttgttgtagggacaaacaagcagtgatagaagcagatcatcaaaaggtgtcacagacaacagaacaaaagaacacataggtgtcgaagttggtgatattatctaaacgaatgtgctaattaagaatggatggtagggcactcaaggtatagctctagtgggggtggggggagcataaaagatttaaaaatatttaaaaataatggaaacaggtgggaaaaagaaaaatctatataatttattgggaaaaaaacaaaaggaagggggaagaaacagaaaggtggtggggatggaggagggagatcaagatctaaagttgttgaattcaatattcagtccggaaggctgtaaagtgcctagttggaagatgaggtgttgttcctccagtttgcgttgggcttcactggaacaatgcagcaagccaaggacagacatgtgggcaagagagcagggtggagtgttgaaacggcaagcgacagggaggtttgggtcattcttgcggacagaccccaccttaaaccagcttatatttcaccccttccttggattcacctagttctgtcgaagggtcatgaggactcgaaacatcaactcttttcttctccgccgatgctgccagacctgctgagtttttccaggtaattctgtttttgttttgacattGTTCTGTCATTGTTTTACCCAAATCTTTTGTCTAACTCATCCTTTAGTTTCCAACTTACCTCCTGAAATTCAagctttctttaatttagtactGCCTGCAAATTTGATCAGTTTGCATTGAATTAATGAATCTATTATTTAGTGTAAATTAGTGTGAACACCAACCTGGATGTCACCTCAGCATTTctcaaatcccaccacccccaaacttGACCTGATTTCTTTAATAACTACCTAGTGCTTTTCACActtcagccaatttcttacccATTCAACAGTTTGAACGCCATGATAAGACACGGAGTTAAGTTTCTTTCCAGTGCAGatttaaacaaaataatttaCCTTGTACAGAATCTGTATGACACACcgaatggcaggccgcattttattattttaaaatgggTCACTTACCTGCATTCCACACACTCGCACACCCAGTGCTCCCGAAGTGCTCAGCTCACATTTTCTCATCTGACGTGCTGCCTTCTCCTCAGATGCGTCATCTCCATGCTGCCTGGTCCCCATTTTTAGGTCCAGAATACAAGGATATCCAAATTGATGAACCACATTCTCCAGGAGCAGAAACTCTGAGGAGCTTGTTAAGGAATGTCCCTGCGTTTCCATCAGAAATCACTGCATCCAATCCTAACATAACAGATACAATAGCATAGTGGACTAGTCACCCAGAGGCCTGGACTGGTGATCAGAAGACAcaagctcaaatcccaccatagcagctggggaAATTCAATTAAATAAGTCTAGAATAAAAAGCTGGTGTCAGCAATGGTGACGAAGAAACTATGGGACTGTCATAAAAAAAACCAGCTCAGTTCATTAATTTCGCTGTTCTTACCCactctgacctatatgtgactcctgactcacagcaatgtggttgacttttaactgccctttgaaatagcctagcaagccactcagctgcattcaagaaggtggctcaccaacaccttctcaagggcaattagagatggacaatagatgctggccttgccattaaTGCACACGTCCCATGAAGGGATTTTAAAAAAGCTATCACAGCTATCTCTATCTAAGGGCACTGTCTTAATAGGTTTCTTATTATTATAATAGGTTTCTTATGCTCCTTGAACATAAGATTAGCCCTGAATTTTTGCTTAGTACCTCAAGTCTTCCACAGATGCCACCAAGTAATTCTTGGACTGACCTGCCACGAAGAGGAACTGGAATAGTTTGGCCAACACCAAATAACACACTAACCCCTCAGAAACTGTTTTTGCGAGGGGATTTCAAACTTTGCACTGCACAATCTCTTCATCACGGTTTTCACTGAGAAAAGGAAAAGTCCTTTTTAATCTTGGTGTGTGTAGTAAGGACTAACCTATCAATACTGGCTAGCATGCCCCATTAGCATTCAACAACTCAAAAAGTATTTCTTTACCAATATTTTCGCTTTCCTTGATCCTGCCTTCGAACCCCTCTTGAAAGCACTGCCTCATGTTGTCTAATTCAACTGTCCTAAGTAGTCATTCTACACATACAAGCCTTGACGGTGAGTAATGGTGGAGATATCTGACTTTAGAAGCTGTGACAGCCAAGCTCATTCCTATTTTCACTGGTGTCCATGTGTTCCTCTTTACCAGGAGGATTCACTGGGTaatgatcagaagcaggaatcctggagAATTTTTATTCCAGGACGTTTCAGCCCAGCACGGCCC is a window from the Carcharodon carcharias isolate sCarCar2 chromosome 7, sCarCar2.pri, whole genome shotgun sequence genome containing:
- the ip6k1 gene encoding inositol hexakisphosphate kinase 1, which gives rise to MCLLDTMEVGKYGNNTVPERSKGVLLEPFIHQVGGHTSMMRYDDHTVCKPLISREQRFYESLPPEMKEFTPEYKGVVLVCFEGGRDGYINLVAYPYVESENLDQDEVQEREQPRRKHSRRSLYRSTSGSENLIQKEDSDNAESTQEMKSPRVELQVPSDIPFQMLDSNSALISEKISFNPWSLRCHKQQLSRMRSESKDRKLYKFLLLENVVHQFGYPCILDLKMGTRQHGDDASEEKAARQMRKCELSTSGALGVRVCGMQVYQLDSGHYVCRNKYYGRSLSIEGFGKALYQFLHNGSYLRVDLFDVILQKLRSLKEVLEKQASYRFYSSSLLIIYDGKERKADQRHKPTGAMNQDNLQESTGSLPSSSSSSTSTQDLPKIDVRMIDFAHSTFKGFRDDQTVHDGPDKGYIFGLENLISILEEIQLQNQ